A single window of Sulfurovum sp. UBA12169 DNA harbors:
- a CDS encoding aminoglycoside phosphotransferase, with product MAEGIKSWLQDIGWNEWSIETASSDASFRSYYRLRKLHDFTIDQQSVSRETKKQEPPTCIVMDSSLMPESLMMFIDITERLLAAGVRVPYIIVKNIKKGYLILEDFGSTHYFDVLNKKNYHTLYQKAIDEIIKMQHANTKGLPFYDENFLHFEMALMQEWYLEKYLKISIAKEHQDIINEALKKIVQVVLEQPQGVFVHRDFHSRNIMLPSEDKIGIIDYQDARAGAITYDLVSLLRDCYVEIDAKEVERLALYYRDSIGLDIDDATFIKWFDFMGLQRHIKVLGIFSRLHLRDGKDGYLKDIPLTLKYILETGSKYNETKMFVSLLQGLL from the coding sequence ATGGCTGAGGGTATAAAATCATGGCTTCAAGATATCGGATGGAATGAGTGGAGCATAGAAACAGCCTCTAGCGATGCGAGCTTTAGATCATACTACCGTCTTAGAAAACTGCATGATTTTACGATTGATCAGCAGTCAGTTAGCCGGGAAACCAAAAAACAAGAACCTCCCACCTGCATAGTGATGGACTCCTCTTTGATGCCTGAGAGTTTGATGATGTTTATTGATATCACTGAAAGGCTTTTGGCCGCCGGCGTCCGTGTTCCCTATATAATAGTAAAAAATATAAAAAAAGGCTATCTTATTCTTGAGGATTTTGGAAGCACGCATTATTTTGATGTTTTAAATAAAAAGAATTACCATACGCTTTACCAAAAAGCCATTGACGAGATCATCAAGATGCAGCATGCCAACACAAAAGGCTTGCCGTTTTATGATGAAAATTTTTTACATTTTGAAATGGCATTGATGCAAGAATGGTATCTTGAAAAATATTTAAAAATATCAATAGCAAAAGAACACCAGGATATTATTAACGAAGCACTCAAAAAAATAGTCCAAGTGGTACTTGAGCAGCCACAGGGGGTTTTTGTCCACCGCGATTTTCATTCGCGCAATATCATGCTGCCCTCCGAAGACAAGATAGGGATCATAGACTATCAGGATGCAAGGGCGGGAGCCATCACCTATGACCTGGTTTCGCTTCTGAGGGACTGTTATGTTGAGATTGACGCAAAAGAGGTTGAAAGACTGGCACTCTATTATCGTGACAGCATCGGTTTGGATATTGATGATGCTACTTTTATCAAATGGTTTGATTTTATGGGATTACAGCGACACATTAAGGTATTGGGTATTTTCAGCAGGCTGCATTTGCGTGATGGAAAAGACGGGTATTTAAAGGATATTCCTTTGACGCTCAAGTATATTTTGGAGACAGGCTCGAAATACAATGAAACAAAGATGTTTGTATCGTTACTTCAAGGTTTGTTATAG
- a CDS encoding mannose-1-phosphate guanylyltransferase codes for MKAMILAAGRGERMRPLTDEMPKPLLEVGGIPLIVWHLERLAHDGFKEIVINIAHLGYRIPKALGDGSQWGVKITYSDEQEEGALESAGGIVKALPLLGDETFLVLNGDIWSDYDFKQDKKLKEGILAHLILVPNPEHNPKGDFALEDGFVTDAKAYTFSGIGYYSPKFFKDVPYGKNALAPLLRSAMREMKVTGELYEGEWLDIGTPQRLELLNVQLINRY; via the coding sequence ATGAAAGCAATGATACTTGCAGCGGGTCGCGGCGAACGGATGAGGCCACTCACGGATGAGATGCCAAAACCACTACTTGAAGTTGGCGGTATCCCGCTCATTGTGTGGCATCTTGAAAGACTGGCACATGACGGATTTAAAGAGATCGTTATCAATATTGCGCATTTGGGCTACCGCATACCTAAGGCTTTGGGTGACGGCTCGCAGTGGGGCGTAAAGATAACTTACAGCGATGAACAAGAAGAGGGGGCACTGGAAAGTGCAGGGGGTATCGTCAAAGCCTTGCCTTTGCTTGGGGATGAAACATTCTTAGTACTCAATGGCGATATCTGGTCTGACTATGACTTTAAGCAGGATAAAAAGCTCAAAGAGGGCATCTTGGCGCATTTGATTCTCGTGCCCAACCCCGAACACAATCCAAAAGGGGATTTTGCTCTAGAGGATGGTTTTGTGACTGATGCCAAAGCATATACTTTTTCAGGCATTGGTTACTACTCCCCAAAATTTTTTAAGGATGTTCCTTATGGCAAAAATGCCTTGGCTCCTTTGCTAAGATCTGCAATGAGGGAGATGAAAGTTACAGGTGAACTCTATGAGGGTGAATGGCTTGACATAGGAACCCCTCAGAGACTTGAACTTTTGAATGTGCAGTTAATCAATCGGTATTAG
- a CDS encoding arsenical efflux pump membrane protein ArsB, which translates to MFLSISIFLVTLLFIIWQPKGLQIGTTAVMGAIIALLAGAVSYADVFRVIDIVWDATLAFIGIIILSMVLDEIGFFEWAAIKMAKLSRGSGNRMFVYILLLGALVAAFFANDGAALILTPILLAKMKYLKMNPLAIFAFLMAGGFIGDSASNPLVISNLTNIVTVGYFDIGFVEYAKHMFLPNLLSIFASIVVLWIYFRKDIPLKVDVSTLPEASSVIKNQTMFKLSWFFLVLLMIGYFIGDSYNLPVSIFALGGALVFLAIANHYKATKPIMTIKAAPWQVVWFSIGLYVVVYGLKNAGLTEIIASWITALNTQGTAIAIMGTGFLSAVISSVMNNMPTIMIMDIAIDRVGYAGNEALVYANILGSNLGPKMTPIGSLATLLWLHVLAKKGVKIGWGEYMKVGLVITPPVLFFALLGLL; encoded by the coding sequence GTGTTTTTATCGATTTCAATATTTTTAGTTACCTTGCTCTTCATAATCTGGCAGCCCAAAGGGCTTCAGATCGGCACAACCGCGGTCATGGGTGCCATCATTGCACTGCTGGCTGGTGCAGTAAGTTATGCAGACGTCTTTAGGGTGATAGACATTGTCTGGGATGCAACGCTTGCCTTTATAGGCATTATCATACTTTCAATGGTGCTTGACGAGATAGGCTTTTTTGAATGGGCGGCCATCAAAATGGCAAAATTAAGCCGCGGCAGCGGAAACAGAATGTTTGTCTATATTCTGCTTTTGGGAGCACTTGTTGCCGCGTTCTTTGCCAATGACGGCGCCGCACTTATCCTTACACCTATTTTGCTTGCAAAGATGAAATATTTAAAGATGAATCCCTTGGCAATCTTTGCTTTTTTGATGGCAGGCGGCTTTATCGGCGACAGTGCATCCAACCCTCTGGTCATTTCAAACTTGACCAACATCGTAACGGTCGGGTATTTTGATATCGGTTTTGTTGAATATGCGAAACATATGTTTTTACCCAACCTGCTCTCGATCTTCGCTTCAATTGTGGTGCTATGGATCTATTTTCGCAAAGATATCCCTTTAAAAGTTGATGTAAGCACTTTGCCCGAAGCCTCTTCGGTTATCAAAAACCAAACCATGTTCAAACTTTCATGGTTTTTTTTGGTGCTATTGATGATCGGCTATTTTATAGGTGACTCCTACAACCTGCCGGTTTCTATTTTTGCACTGGGGGGAGCGCTTGTTTTTTTAGCAATTGCAAATCACTACAAAGCCACAAAACCCATCATGACCATCAAAGCAGCGCCATGGCAGGTCGTTTGGTTTAGTATCGGGCTCTATGTGGTGGTTTACGGATTGAAAAATGCCGGACTTACCGAAATCATCGCTTCATGGATCACAGCGCTGAATACCCAGGGGACTGCCATAGCTATCATGGGAACCGGCTTTTTATCTGCGGTCATCAGCTCTGTGATGAACAATATGCCAACGATCATGATCATGGACATAGCGATCGACCGTGTGGGCTATGCCGGAAACGAGGCGCTGGTCTATGCCAATATCTTAGGATCAAACCTGGGCCCCAAAATGACACCGATCGGTTCGCTTGCCACTCTTCTTTGGCTGCATGTGTTAGCTAAAAAAGGAGTGAAAATCGGCTGGGGAGAGTATATGAAGGTCGGACTGGTAATCACACCGCCTGTTTTATTTTTTGCTTTGCTGGGTTTGTTGTAA
- a CDS encoding ATP-binding protein, which translates to MAITAIPVDQRVIDIDSRRFASIEKALVELITNSDDSYARLEKTGMQTNGQILIKYERHQTGALLVVTDQAEGMSFEKACFILSYGGAHSSLAKGESGGRGYFGRGLKQAIYGLGHGWIETIRDGRFSRIELFRSENGGYLYDDGGGDRTARSEDYERLGISENGSQITIVIENTQVNISRYQSVIQAVANNIYLRDILARRHVELVNIQQGKEAEQSGKICYQEPPADILIGPDETGYFNYEQQTYPFALTLKRAIDTELTSRGDERTNGLVVLSDMAVLDCQLFEYENQIGTEYLFGTVYCPALIEKLSHGIAVISDEREGLNQKDPFVAAFSKSVSNMIAPCVLAEQEKLKHLERASTSDKTGHMIEHLLQRMNVAAVEDFGIILPPSDAEMIADETTELSAALRFTTPFYYRKPNHPFHVALLVAPEQFTEDKTLNLEYMLPESVHIEPKPTSISLEELKEIQRIEWTIVGDKAGEQGEITVRGGDYWARCEIVISERASGHSYGSSMHTAKKRAPRDHGANMFAGYELRNLNNDRDRAVYNRKERKIIINTGAPTVQLYIDGRGHFRDSARLLLAELFMDVISDELARYSIEKSGQKNNVEAYHAAKTDIIRQYGSEIHLSFLNT; encoded by the coding sequence ATGCAGACAAACGGGCAGATTCTCATCAAATACGAACGACATCAGACAGGTGCACTGCTGGTGGTTACAGATCAAGCAGAAGGAATGTCTTTTGAAAAAGCATGTTTCATTCTATCCTATGGCGGAGCACATAGTTCTTTAGCCAAGGGAGAAAGCGGAGGACGCGGATATTTTGGCCGCGGCTTGAAACAAGCTATTTATGGCCTTGGTCACGGATGGATAGAAACCATCCGTGACGGTCGATTTTCCCGTATTGAGCTCTTTCGAAGTGAAAACGGCGGATACCTGTATGACGATGGGGGAGGAGACCGAACAGCCCGGAGTGAAGATTATGAACGCTTGGGCATTTCGGAAAATGGCAGCCAGATAACCATCGTTATTGAAAATACGCAGGTAAATATTTCCCGTTATCAGTCTGTCATACAAGCAGTAGCAAACAATATCTATCTGCGAGATATCTTGGCGCGGCGTCATGTGGAATTAGTAAATATACAACAAGGCAAAGAAGCGGAACAAAGCGGCAAGATCTGCTATCAAGAACCGCCTGCTGATATACTGATAGGACCCGATGAAACCGGATATTTTAACTATGAGCAGCAGACGTATCCATTTGCCCTCACCTTAAAACGTGCTATTGATACCGAATTAACGTCCAGGGGCGATGAACGCACAAACGGATTGGTTGTTTTGTCCGATATGGCGGTACTTGACTGTCAACTGTTTGAATACGAAAACCAGATAGGAACAGAATATCTTTTTGGTACAGTATACTGTCCGGCTTTGATTGAAAAATTAAGCCATGGCATAGCCGTCATTAGCGATGAACGCGAAGGATTAAACCAAAAAGACCCTTTTGTGGCAGCTTTCTCCAAATCCGTTAGCAATATGATTGCCCCCTGCGTGTTGGCGGAGCAAGAAAAACTCAAGCATTTGGAACGTGCCTCAACTTCCGACAAAACCGGCCATATGATCGAACATCTTTTGCAACGCATGAATGTAGCCGCAGTTGAAGATTTCGGTATCATCCTGCCGCCGTCTGATGCAGAAATGATTGCTGATGAAACCACTGAGCTTTCGGCTGCATTGCGTTTTACTACACCTTTTTATTATCGAAAACCAAATCACCCTTTTCATGTTGCTCTACTGGTTGCCCCTGAGCAGTTTACTGAGGATAAGACCTTAAACCTTGAGTATATGCTGCCAGAATCTGTCCATATTGAACCCAAGCCAACATCAATATCGCTGGAAGAACTAAAAGAGATACAGCGCATAGAATGGACCATTGTGGGGGATAAGGCGGGTGAACAGGGGGAGATCACGGTGCGGGGAGGTGATTATTGGGCACGGTGCGAAATCGTTATTTCAGAGCGAGCATCCGGACATAGTTACGGCTCATCGATGCATACTGCAAAAAAAAGAGCACCCAGGGATCATGGCGCCAATATGTTTGCCGGCTATGAACTGCGCAATCTAAACAATGACAGAGATCGTGCTGTATATAATCGCAAAGAGCGAAAAATCATCATCAATACCGGTGCACCGACCGTCCAGCTCTATATTGACGGCAGAGGACATTTTAGGGATTCTGCCAGGTTGCTGCTGGCTGAACTTTTTATGGATGTGATTTCGGACGAATTGGCCCGATACTCGATAGAAAAATCAGGTCAAAAAAACAATGTCGAAGCTTATCATGCGGCCAAAACAGATATCATTCGCCAATACGGCAGTGAAATCCATCTTTCTTTTTTAAATACGTAA